One stretch of Streptomyces sp. A2-16 DNA includes these proteins:
- a CDS encoding NAD-dependent epimerase/dehydratase family protein has product MRVLVTGGAGFIGSRIVEALVAHGHEPVLYDVRADPASDVRDPDAVRRALKGVDAVCHQAAMVGLGVDFADAPAYVSHNDLGTAVLLAAMAGAGVRRLVLAGSMVVYGEGRYTCAAHGTVRPGPRAVADLDAGRFEPPCPVCGADLSPGLVGEDAPVDPRNVYATTKLAQEHLAASWARATGGSAVALRYHNVYGPGMPRDTPYAGVASFFRSALARGEAPRVFEDGCQRRDFVHVRDVAAANVAALEASSRDGALTSYNTGSGEPHTVGEMARALAGAYGGPEPVVTGEYRLGDVRHITADSARLRADLGWKAEVGFAEGMREFAGAGMRGA; this is encoded by the coding sequence GGCCGACCCGGCGTCCGACGTACGGGACCCCGACGCCGTCCGCCGCGCCCTGAAAGGGGTGGACGCGGTGTGCCACCAGGCGGCGATGGTCGGCCTGGGCGTGGACTTCGCCGACGCCCCGGCGTACGTCTCCCACAACGACCTCGGCACGGCGGTGCTGCTCGCCGCGATGGCCGGGGCGGGGGTACGGCGGCTGGTGCTGGCCGGGTCGATGGTGGTGTACGGCGAGGGCCGGTACACCTGCGCCGCGCACGGGACCGTACGGCCGGGCCCGCGGGCCGTCGCCGACCTGGACGCGGGGCGCTTCGAGCCGCCGTGCCCGGTGTGCGGCGCGGACCTCTCCCCCGGCCTGGTGGGCGAGGACGCCCCGGTCGATCCCCGGAACGTGTACGCGACGACCAAGCTCGCCCAGGAGCACCTGGCGGCCTCCTGGGCGCGGGCCACGGGCGGTTCGGCGGTGGCCCTGCGCTACCACAACGTGTACGGGCCGGGCATGCCCCGCGACACCCCGTACGCCGGCGTCGCCTCCTTCTTCCGCTCCGCGCTCGCCCGCGGCGAGGCCCCGCGCGTCTTCGAGGACGGCTGCCAGCGCCGGGACTTCGTGCACGTACGGGATGTGGCCGCGGCCAACGTGGCGGCGCTGGAGGCGAGTTCGAGGGACGGCGCGCTCACCTCGTACAACACCGGAAGCGGCGAGCCGCACACGGTGGGCGAGATGGCCCGCGCGCTGGCCGGGGCGTACGGCGGGCCCGAGCCCGTGGTCACCGGGGAGTACCGTCTCGGGGACGTACGGCACATCACGGCGGACTCGGCGCGGCTGCGGGCGGATCTGGGGTGGAAGGCGGAGGTCGGATTCGCCGAGGGAATGCGGGAGTTCGCGGGCGCGGGGATGCGAGGCGCGTAG